The genomic DNA TGCGCATAGCGCTCCCTCGTGCGCCATACGAAACATCATGTTACCGAAGCGTCCGGAACCCGAAAGGTCTCGGACAGCGTGGACCGAAGAAGGTCCCGGTACTCCCTGACCGCACGTCCCTGACTGCCTGGACCAAGTAGGTCCCGGACCGCGCGTCCCGGACCGAGAGGGGGGCCCGTGATTCCCGTCTGCCGCCTTGAAGACCTCCCCGCGGGCGAGTCCGTCCGTGTCGACACCACACCACCCATCGCCGTCTTCAACGCCGACGGCGAGCTGTACGCCATTGACGACACCTGCACCCACCAGGACGCGTCTCTGTCCGAGGGCTGGCTGGAGGGCTGTCTGGTCGAATGCCCGCTCCACGCGGCCTCATTCGATCTCCGCACCGGCCTGCCGACCTGTCTCCCGGCCCGCCGCGCCGTCCGCACCCACCGCGTCACGGTCGACGACGGCGTGATCCACGTGCATCTCGCGCTGGAGGAGGGGAACGCCGCATGAAGCGCCGCATGACGACGGCAACCGCCACCCGCACCACGGGCACCTGCACCACGGGCTCCCGCACCACGCCCCGCGCCCTGTGCGGCCACGCCCCGTGCACCCTTGCCTCTGCCGTCCGCCCCGGGGGCGCCCGCGCGGGGGAGGGTGCCGTATGAGGACCGTGACCGTCGTCGGGGCCTCGCTGGCCGGGTTGTACGCGGCCCGGGAACTGCGTGCCCAGGGCTTCGACGGACGACTCGTGATCGTCGGGGAGGAACCCCACCCGCCGTACGACCGCCCGCCCTTGTCCAAGGACTTCCTGACCGGCCGGGCCGACCAGGACCGACTCGCGCTCGCCGACGCCGAGGAGACCGCCGAACTGGGCGCCGAGTGGCTGCTCGGCGTGCGCGCCCGCGGCCTCGACCCCCGCGGCCGCACCGTGCTGCTCGACGACGGCCGCACGGTGTCCACGGACGGCGTGGTCATCGCCACCGGCGCCTCGGCCCGGCGCCTTCCGGGCGACGACCTCTCCGGCGTGCACACCCTGCGCACCCTCGACGACGCCCGCGCCCTGCGCGACGAACTCTCCCGGGGAGCACGCCGGGTCGTCGTCATCGGCGGCGGTTTCATCGGCGCCGAGACCGCGTCCTCCTGCGCGGCACTCGGCCACGACGTCACGGTCGTCGAGGCCGCCCCGCTGCCCCTCGTCCCCCAACTCGGGGCAGAGATGGCCGCCGTGTGTGCCGCGCTGCACCGCCGAGGCGGTGCCGGCCTCGTCACCGGCACGGGGGTCGCCGGGCTGCGCGGCCGGGCGGGCGCCGGGGCGGAGAGGAGCGGCCACCAGGGGGCGGGCGCCGCCGGTCCGCGTCGTAGCGTCACGGCCGTCGAACTCTCCGACGGTCGCCTCCTGCCCGCCGACGGCGTCATCGTCGGCATAGGAGCCACCCCCAACACAGGCTGGCTCGCGGGCTCCACGCTCGCCCTGCACGACGGCGTGCTGTGCGACGACGGCTGTGCGACCGCCCTGCCGCAGGTGGTCGCCGTCGGAGATGTCGCACGCGTCGGCGGCACCCGCGCCGAGCACTGGACCTCGGCCACCGAGCAGCCCCGGGTGGCCGTGCGCAACCTGCTGGCCGGACGCACCACGGAGACCGTCCGCTCGGTGCCCTACTTCTGGTCCGACCAGTACGGCGCGCGTATCCAGTTCGCGGGGCGTCGGCACGACGGCGACACCGTACGGATCACCGAGGGCGCGATCGAGCGCGGCGGGCCCGCGGAGGGCGGACTCCTCGCCCTGTACGAACGCGACGGCCGCACCACCGCGGTGCTCTCCGTCGACCGCCCGCGCCCCTTCATGCGGGCCCGACGCGAACTCTCCCGCGCTGCCGACCCGGTGGAGCCGGCGGCGCTGTGACGACCGCATCACCAGGAGGCGGGGCCCGCGCGGGGTCTCCCTCCTGGCAGTGCACCAGGGAGTGGTGTCTCTGCCAGGAGAGGTGCCCTGCCAGTGGGTGGTGCCTCTGCCAGTGGGTGGTGCCCTGCCCGGGAGCGGTGCCCTGCTAGGGGTGCGACAACTGCCCGCTGCCGCCCCGCCGGCGTATCCGCTCCTGCGCCCGCTCCGCCACCCGCGTCTGCCGGCGTATCCGGCGCCGCTCGCGCCGCAGTGCCCGTGCCGTGCTGCTGGGGGCCGACACCACCCCGTTCCGCTGGTTCCACACCTGGTGTGTCACCCATACGTCCAGCACGCCCCAGGTCGCCACGACCGTACTCACCAGGCTGCTCAGCACCATGGGGAAGGCCAGCCAGGAACCGGCCATCGTGCACAGGAACGCCACCACCGCCTGGATCAGCGTCACGGCGATGATGAGCACCGCCCGCACGGCCGCCGTACGCACCGGATCCGGCAGCCTGCGTCGGCGCGCGGGCTCCTCGACCCACAACGCCCGGTAATACGCCCCCTGTTCCTCCTCGGTCTCGGCCGCCGCGGCGCGCCGCTCGGCGCCCGCGTCATGCCCACCGGATGGAACGCGCCGCCCGTCCGCCGCCTCGGACTTCTGTGCCGGCAACCGGCGTCCGGACGCCGGAACGTCGCGATCCGGTGCCTGGGCGTCCGGTCGCGCCACCGTGGGCGCCGCGACGCCGTTCCCGGTCGTCGCGCGCAACTCCGCCGTGCCCATCAACTCGATCTCCCCACCGCCGACAGACCCTTCAACCCGGTGTCCCCAGACCCCGGTTCCCCAGTGGCTGCCCGGCTTGCGCTGTTTTACGCCGCCTGGGCGCGGCATACGGCACCTCTGGCCGTTTCCGCCCCCCATTCCCGTACAGAAAGACGATCGACGCACTGCAAAGATTCCCGCAGAACGAAAAATTCCGGCCAAGAGCCCGGGTTCCCGGCCAGATGCGATCCGAACCCAAGTGCCGGAATCCGGGAGGCAATCTCCCGTAATGACGGGACAACTCCCCATGCCCCGTTCGCCGTACGCGGGGCGTGCGCCCGGCCGGCTCTTCGAGATACCTGTGCGTCGGTAGTAGGCTCACGCCGTTTGTTGACGCACATGTGTGCCCCCGGGCCGGCGGGGGTCGAGCTGGGGGAGGCCATGCGCTTTCGCGGGAAGTCCATCCGCCGGAAGATCGTGGCGCTGCTCCTCGTGCCGCTGTTGTCCCTCACCGCCATCTGGTGCTTTGCGACCGTACTCACGGGCCGGGCGGCCCAGTCGCTGTTCAGCGTGTCGTACATCGTGGAGAAGGCCGCCTACCCCACCGAGGACACCGTCCACGTCCTCCAGCAGGAGCGCCGCCAGACCCTCGTCTACCTCGCCGATCCCCGCGCCTCCGACGCGCTCTCCGCCCTCAGGCGCAGCCGTGCCGCCACCGACAAGGCCGTGGCGAAGATCCGCAAGAACGCCAAGGACGAGAAGTTGCGCGAGGAGACGGGCGAGGCCACCGCCGAGCGCCTCACCTCCATCCTGGACGCCCTGGACGGAATCGATTCGCTGCGCCGCAGCGTCGGCGACGGCACCGTCAACCGCTCCCAGGCCCTCGACCTCTACAACCGCCTGGTCGACCCCTGCTACGCGCTGCTGGCCAACCTCCACGTCCTCGACAACGTGGAAATGGACAAGCAGAGCCGTGCCCTCGTCAACGTCTCCCGCGCGCATGAGCTGCTCTCCCGCGAGGACGCCCTGCTGGGTTCCGCACTCGTCGCCGGGCGGATCACCCGCGACGAGATCCGTGACGTCTCCGACCTCGTCGCCCAGCGCAGCCTGATGTACGACGTCAGCCTGCCGCTGCTGCCCTCCTCCGAGCGGGAACGCTTCACGCGCTTCTGGAAGAACGCCGACACGGCGCCGCTGCGCGTCGCCGAACAGTCCGTCATCAATGCCTCCCCCGGCACCCCCAGCGGTGTGAGCGCCAAGCACTGGGACAGCGCGGCCGGTCAAGTCCTCGACCGGCTCGGCGAGATGTCCACCCAGGCGGGCGACCGCTACCAGGACCGCGTCCGCCCCGTCGCCGTCGGCGTCATCGCCAAGGCGGCCGTCGCGGGCGTTCTCGGCCTGATCGCCCTGCTCGTCTCCCTGATCATGTCCGTACGCATCGGCCGCAGCCTCATCCGCGACTTGCGCCGGCTGCGTCTGGACGCCCACGAGGCATCCGGAGTGCGGCTGCCCAGCGTCATGCGACGTCTGTCCGCGGGCGAACAGGTCGACGTCGAGACCGAAGTCCCGCGCCTCGAGTACGACAAGAACGAGATCGGCGAGGTCGGCCAGGCCCTCAACACCCTCCAGCGCGCCGCCGTCGAAGCCGCCGTCAAACAGGCCGAGCTGCGCGAAGGCGTCTCCGAGGTCTTCGTCAACCTCGCCCGCCGCAGCCAGGTCCTGCTGCACAAGCAGCTCACCCTGCTCGACACCATGGAGCGCAGGACCGAGGACACCGACGAACTCGCCGACCTGTTCCGCCTCGACCACCTGACCACGCGCATGCGCCGGCACGCCGAGGGCCTGGTCATCCTGTCCGGCGCCGCCCCCTCCCGGCAGTGGCGCAAACCCATCCAGCTCATGGACGTCGTCCGCGCCGCCGTCGCCGAGGTCGAGGACTACGAGCGCATCGAGGTACGCCGGCTGCCCCGCGTCGCCATCACCGGCCCCGCGGTCGCCGACCTGACCCACCTCGTGGCCGAACTCCTGGAGAACGCCACGGTGTTCTCGCCCCCGCACACCGCCGTCCAGGTCATCGGCGAGCGCGTCGCCAACGGCTTCACCCTGGAGATCCACGACCGCGGACTCGGTATGGCGGCCGAGGCCCTCCTCGACGCCAACCTGCGGCTCGCCGAGACCCCGGAGTTCGAACTCTCCGACACCGACCGGCTCGGCCTCTTCGTGGTCAGCCGGCTCGCCCAGCGGCAGAACGTCCGGGTCTCACTGCAACCCTCCCCCTACGGCGGCACCACCGCCGTCGTCTTCATCCCCGACGCGCTGCTCACCGACGACGTGCCCGACACCAACGGCATCGGATTCCGCCTCGACCGCGCGCTCCCCGCCAAGGAGCCGGCGCTGGACGAGGACCGCACGGCGGCGCTCTCCCAGGTGCCCGTGCAGTTCCTCGGCCTGCCCACGTCGATCCTGGACGGGCCCGTCGAGCTGGAGGCACCGGTCGACCTGGACGCCCTCGACGACTTCCCCGGCGCCCTGAGCGACGAGGACAGCGAACGCGGCGGCCTGTTCCGGCCCCGGCCCTCCATCGCCGGCGTCCCCGGCCCGCAGCATCAGCAGCCCCGCGACGGCCGCGGCGAGCCGGGCCGCTCGGGCGACACCGACCACCCCGATGCCCCGGTTCCGCTGCCCCGACGCCGGACCCCCAAGCTCGTCAGCTCGCACGGCCGCCCGGTCACGGGGACACGGTCCAGGAGCGCGGGAGCGGACGAGGGGCCCGTGGAGGGCATGGACCCGATGGAACCGGGCGTGGCCGCGTTCGACGAACGCAGGTCGAAGCCGTCGGCAGCCCGCCTGGCCGACCGGCGTGAGTCCTCGAAACGCCCGCGCGGCGACCGCGAGATCCCGAACCGCCCGCAGGGCGAGCGCAGCGACGCTCCCGCCCTCCCCCAGCGACGCCGAAGCCGCCCCTCCGCCGGCACGGAGGAGACCACCCCGCGTCTCGGGGCCGCGGCAGGGAAGGCAGAATCGGGTGCGGGGCCGCTGCCCCGGCGCGTACGACAGGCCAGCCTGGCCCCGCAGCTGAAGGACGGCCCCGAGCGGCGCGCCGAACGCGACAAGGCCCGCACCGCGAGCCGGGCGGACCTCGCCGAGCGCGACGCCGACGAGGTACGCAGCCGGATGGCCTCGCTCCAGCGGGGCTGGCAGCGCGGCCGCGAGGAGAACGCCGTGGGCGACGATGCCCAGGACGGCTCAGTACGAGGAACGACAAGGGGGGACGGTCGATGACCGCACCGAAGGCCGCAGGGCCCACCGCGAGCAGCACGGCGTCGGGGGAGCTGAACTGGCTCCTCGACGACCTGGTGGAGCGCGTCGCCAGCATCCACAAGGCGCTCGTGCTCTCCGGCGACGGCTTGCCCACCGGCGTCTCCAAGGACCTGAGCCGCGAGGACAGCGAGCACCTCGCCGCCGTTGCCTCCGGATTCCACAGTCTCGCCAAGGGCGTCGGCCGCCACTTCGAGGCGGGCAGCGTCCGCCAGACCGTCGTCGAACTCGACGAGGCCTTCCTGTTCGTCACGGCCGCCGGCGACGGCAGTTGCCTCGCCGTGCTGGCGGACGCGGATGCCGACATCGGTCAGGTCGCGTACGAGATGACGCTCCTGGTCAAGCGGGTCGGCGTACATCTGGGGTCCGCTCCGCGCACCGATCTGCCCTCGGGCGGGTAGTGGGACAGCATGAGCGGAGACGGTCAGGGAAGAAGCCACTGGTTCGACGACGACGCCGGACCGGTGGTCCGTCCGTACGCCATGACGCGGGGCCGCACCAGCCATGCGGCCCAGCACCGCCTCGACCTGATCGCGGTGGTCGTCGCGGAATCGCACGCGGACGAACCCGAGGCGGACCACATGCTGTCCCCGGAGCATGTGGACATCGTCGGACTCTGCCGTCACACCCCCCAGTCGGTCGCCGAGCTCGCCGCGGAACTCGATCTCCCCATCGGAGTGGTACGTGTCCTCATCGGGGACCTCGTGGACGAGGAACTCGTCCATGTGACACGTCCCGTACCCCCGGCCGAGCTCGTCGACGAGAGTATTCTGCGCGACGTGATCAGCGGCCTCCGGGCGCTCTGAACAGCGCGGAAGCGGGGAACAGACGTGACAGGCTGGCAGTTCTGGGTCGACCGAGGCGGCACCTTCACCGACATCGTCGCGCGGCGCCCGGACGGCCGCCTGCTCACGCACAAGCTCCTCTCGGACAACCCGGCGAGATACGCGGACGCGGCCGTCGCGGGCGTGCGGGAACTCCTCGAGGACGGCGCGCGGATCGATGCCGTCCGCATGGGCACGACCGTCGCCACCAACGCCCTCCTGGAGCGCAAGGGCGAACGCACCCTCCTGGTCGTCACCCGCGGCTTCCGCGACGCCCTGCGCATCGCCTACCAGAACCGCCCGCACATCTTCGCCCGCCAAATCGAACTGCCCGAACTGTTGTACGAGTGCGTCGTCGAGGCGGACGAACGGATCGCCGCCGACGGCACGGTCCTGCGCGCCCCCGACCTGGACGCCCTGGCCGGGCCGCTCCAGCAGGCGTACGACGACGGGATCCGCGCGATCGCCGTGGTCTGTATGCACAGTCACCTCCACCCCGCCCACGAACAGGCCATCGGCACGCTCGCCGCCCGCGTCGGCTTCCCGCAGATCTCGCTCTCCAGCGAGGTCAGCCCCCTGATGAAGCTGATCCCGCGCGGGGACACGGCCGTCGTCGACGCCTACCTCTCGCCCGTGCTGCGCCGCTACGTCCAGCACGTCGCCGGCGAACTCCACGGCGTGCGGCTGATGTTCATGCAGTCCAACGGAGGCCTCGCCGAAGCCGGTCAGTTCCGCGGCAAGGACGCCATCCTGTCCGGGCCCGCGGGCGGCATCGTCGGCATGGCCCGTATGTCGCAGCTCGCCGGCTTCGAACGGGTCATCGGGTTCGACATGGGCGGCACCTCCACCGACGTCTCGCACTTCGCGGGCGAGTACGAACGGGTCTTCACCACGCAGCTCGCCGGGGTCCGGCTGCGTGCACCCATGCTGGACATCCACACGGTGGCGGCCGGCGGCGGTTCCGTCCTCCACTTCGACGGCTCCCGCTACCGCGTCGGCCCCGACTCCGCGGGTGCCGCCCCGGGCCCCGCCTGCTACCGGGGCGGCGGTCCGCTCACCGTCACCGACGCCAACGTGGCGCTCGGCCGCATCCAACCCGCCCATTTCCCGCGTGTGTTCGGACCCCGGGGCGACCAGCCCCTGGACGCCGGACTGGTCCGCGAGCGCTTCGCCGCCCTCGCGCGCGACATCCGCGACAGGACGGGCGACGACCGCACACCCGAGCAGGTCGCCGAGGGCTACCTGCAGATCGCCGTCGCCAACATCGCCAACGCCGTGAAGCGGATCTCCGTCCAGAAGGGCCATGACGTCACCCGGTACGCGCTCACCACCTTCGGTGGAGCGGGCGGCCAGCACGCGTGCAGGGTGGCCGACTCGCTCGGCATCCACACGGTCCTCGTACCGCCCATGGCAGGCGTCCTCTCCGCCCTCGGCATCGGGCTCGCCGACACCACGGCCATGCGTGAGCAGTCCGTGGAGGCGCCCCTGGAGCGGGCCTCGATGCCGCACATCCTGAAGACAGCCGACGACCTGGAGGGCGCCACCCGGGCCGAACTCCTCGCCGAGGACGTCCCCGAGGACCGCATCCGGGTCACCCGCAGGGCACAGCTCCGCTACGACGGTACGGACACCGCACTCACCGTCGAGCTGACCGAGCCCGACACCATGATCCGCGCCTTCGAAGAACGCCATCGCGCCACCTACTCCTTCACCCTCGACCGCCCGGTCGTCGTCGAAGCCCTCTCCGTGGAAGCCACCGGTCTCACCGAACCCCCCGATCTCTCCGCCCTCGCCGCATTCGAGGGCCGCTCCGCCACCCCTGAGACGGTCAGCCTGCACACCGGCGGCGCCTGGCGCGACGTGCCCCTGCACCGCCGTGAGGCACTGCCGCCGAGCGAGACCGTGACCGGACCGGCGGTCATCGCCGAGGCCGGCGCCACCACAGTCGTCGACGACGGCTGGCAGGCGGTCATCACGGGCGACGGCCACCTGATCATGGAACGGGTGGCGGTTACGGAGAGTTCCGATCTCGGCACGGAGGCGGACCCGGTTCTCCTGGAGGTCTTCAACAACCTCTTCATGTCCATCGCCGAACAGATGGGCGCGCGCCTGGAGTCCACCGCCCAGTCGGTGAACATCAAGGAGCGCCTGGACTTCTCCTGCGCGCTCTTCGACCCGGACGGCAGCCTGGTCGCCAACGCCCCGCACATCCCGGTCCACCTGGGCTCGATGGGCACCAGCGTCAAGGAGGTCATCCGACGGCGCGGCGACGGCATGCGTCCCGGGGACACCTACGCGGTCAACGACCCGTACCACGGCGGCACCCACCTGCCCGACGTCACCGTCATCACTCCGGTGTTCGACACGGAGGGCGAGCGGGTGCTCTTCTACGTCGCTTCGCGCGGCCACCACGCGGAGATCGGCGGCATCGCGCCCGGCTCCATGCCCGCGAACAGCCGCACCCTCGAGGAGGAGGGCATCCTCTTCGACGACTGGCTGCTCGCCGAGGACGGCCGCTTCCGCGAGGCGGAGACCCTCAGCCTGCTCACCGAAGCGCGCTACCCGTCCCGTAATCCGAACACCAACCTCGCCGACCTGCGCGCCCAGATCGCCGCCAACCAGAAGGGCGTCGGCGAAGTCGCCCGCATGATCGAGAACTTCGGCCTCGACGTCGTCCAGGCGTATATGAAGCACGTCCAGGACAACGCCGAAGACAGCGTACGACGGGTCATCGACACCCTTGAAGACGGTGAGTTCGCCTACGAGACCGACTCCGGCGCGGTGATCCGGGTGCGGGTCCTGGTGGACCGCGAGAAACGCTCCGCGACCGTCGACTTCACCGGGACGTCGCCGCAGCTCCCCACCAACTTCAACGCTCCCTTCTCGGTCGTCAACGCCGCGGTCCTGTACGTC from Streptomyces avermitilis MA-4680 = NBRC 14893 includes the following:
- a CDS encoding hydantoinase B/oxoprolinase family protein yields the protein MTGWQFWVDRGGTFTDIVARRPDGRLLTHKLLSDNPARYADAAVAGVRELLEDGARIDAVRMGTTVATNALLERKGERTLLVVTRGFRDALRIAYQNRPHIFARQIELPELLYECVVEADERIAADGTVLRAPDLDALAGPLQQAYDDGIRAIAVVCMHSHLHPAHEQAIGTLAARVGFPQISLSSEVSPLMKLIPRGDTAVVDAYLSPVLRRYVQHVAGELHGVRLMFMQSNGGLAEAGQFRGKDAILSGPAGGIVGMARMSQLAGFERVIGFDMGGTSTDVSHFAGEYERVFTTQLAGVRLRAPMLDIHTVAAGGGSVLHFDGSRYRVGPDSAGAAPGPACYRGGGPLTVTDANVALGRIQPAHFPRVFGPRGDQPLDAGLVRERFAALARDIRDRTGDDRTPEQVAEGYLQIAVANIANAVKRISVQKGHDVTRYALTTFGGAGGQHACRVADSLGIHTVLVPPMAGVLSALGIGLADTTAMREQSVEAPLERASMPHILKTADDLEGATRAELLAEDVPEDRIRVTRRAQLRYDGTDTALTVELTEPDTMIRAFEERHRATYSFTLDRPVVVEALSVEATGLTEPPDLSALAAFEGRSATPETVSLHTGGAWRDVPLHRREALPPSETVTGPAVIAEAGATTVVDDGWQAVITGDGHLIMERVAVTESSDLGTEADPVLLEVFNNLFMSIAEQMGARLESTAQSVNIKERLDFSCALFDPDGSLVANAPHIPVHLGSMGTSVKEVIRRRGDGMRPGDTYAVNDPYHGGTHLPDVTVITPVFDTEGERVLFYVASRGHHAEIGGIAPGSMPANSRTLEEEGILFDDWLLAEDGRFREAETLSLLTEARYPSRNPNTNLADLRAQIAANQKGVGEVARMIENFGLDVVQAYMKHVQDNAEDSVRRVIDTLEDGEFAYETDSGAVIRVRVLVDREKRSATVDFTGTSPQLPTNFNAPFSVVNAAVLYVFRTLVADDIPLNDGCLRPLDIVVPPGSMLAPEPPAAVVAGNVETSQAITGALYAALGVQAEGSGTMNNVTFGNEKYQYYETVASGSGAGDGFPGASVVQTHMTNSRLTDPEVLEWRLPVELDEFAVRHGSGGAGRWRGGDGAVRRIRFREPMTVSTLSQHRRVPPYGMAGGEPGALGANRVERADGTVTELGGSDTADVGPGDVLVVETPGGGGYGPPPRDNDQAGEETDDLRAH
- a CDS encoding nitrate- and nitrite sensing domain-containing protein; this encodes MRFRGKSIRRKIVALLLVPLLSLTAIWCFATVLTGRAAQSLFSVSYIVEKAAYPTEDTVHVLQQERRQTLVYLADPRASDALSALRRSRAATDKAVAKIRKNAKDEKLREETGEATAERLTSILDALDGIDSLRRSVGDGTVNRSQALDLYNRLVDPCYALLANLHVLDNVEMDKQSRALVNVSRAHELLSREDALLGSALVAGRITRDEIRDVSDLVAQRSLMYDVSLPLLPSSERERFTRFWKNADTAPLRVAEQSVINASPGTPSGVSAKHWDSAAGQVLDRLGEMSTQAGDRYQDRVRPVAVGVIAKAAVAGVLGLIALLVSLIMSVRIGRSLIRDLRRLRLDAHEASGVRLPSVMRRLSAGEQVDVETEVPRLEYDKNEIGEVGQALNTLQRAAVEAAVKQAELREGVSEVFVNLARRSQVLLHKQLTLLDTMERRTEDTDELADLFRLDHLTTRMRRHAEGLVILSGAAPSRQWRKPIQLMDVVRAAVAEVEDYERIEVRRLPRVAITGPAVADLTHLVAELLENATVFSPPHTAVQVIGERVANGFTLEIHDRGLGMAAEALLDANLRLAETPEFELSDTDRLGLFVVSRLAQRQNVRVSLQPSPYGGTTAVVFIPDALLTDDVPDTNGIGFRLDRALPAKEPALDEDRTAALSQVPVQFLGLPTSILDGPVELEAPVDLDALDDFPGALSDEDSERGGLFRPRPSIAGVPGPQHQQPRDGRGEPGRSGDTDHPDAPVPLPRRRTPKLVSSHGRPVTGTRSRSAGADEGPVEGMDPMEPGVAAFDERRSKPSAARLADRRESSKRPRGDREIPNRPQGERSDAPALPQRRRSRPSAGTEETTPRLGAAAGKAESGAGPLPRRVRQASLAPQLKDGPERRAERDKARTASRADLAERDADEVRSRMASLQRGWQRGREENAVGDDAQDGSVRGTTRGDGR
- a CDS encoding NAD(P)/FAD-dependent oxidoreductase; its protein translation is MRTVTVVGASLAGLYAARELRAQGFDGRLVIVGEEPHPPYDRPPLSKDFLTGRADQDRLALADAEETAELGAEWLLGVRARGLDPRGRTVLLDDGRTVSTDGVVIATGASARRLPGDDLSGVHTLRTLDDARALRDELSRGARRVVVIGGGFIGAETASSCAALGHDVTVVEAAPLPLVPQLGAEMAAVCAALHRRGGAGLVTGTGVAGLRGRAGAGAERSGHQGAGAAGPRRSVTAVELSDGRLLPADGVIVGIGATPNTGWLAGSTLALHDGVLCDDGCATALPQVVAVGDVARVGGTRAEHWTSATEQPRVAVRNLLAGRTTETVRSVPYFWSDQYGARIQFAGRRHDGDTVRITEGAIERGGPAEGGLLALYERDGRTTAVLSVDRPRPFMRARRELSRAADPVEPAAL
- a CDS encoding bifunctional 3-phenylpropionate/cinnamic acid dioxygenase ferredoxin subunit gives rise to the protein MIPVCRLEDLPAGESVRVDTTPPIAVFNADGELYAIDDTCTHQDASLSEGWLEGCLVECPLHAASFDLRTGLPTCLPARRAVRTHRVTVDDGVIHVHLALEEGNAA
- a CDS encoding DUF742 domain-containing protein, coding for MSGDGQGRSHWFDDDAGPVVRPYAMTRGRTSHAAQHRLDLIAVVVAESHADEPEADHMLSPEHVDIVGLCRHTPQSVAELAAELDLPIGVVRVLIGDLVDEELVHVTRPVPPAELVDESILRDVISGLRAL
- a CDS encoding roadblock/LC7 domain-containing protein encodes the protein MTAPKAAGPTASSTASGELNWLLDDLVERVASIHKALVLSGDGLPTGVSKDLSREDSEHLAAVASGFHSLAKGVGRHFEAGSVRQTVVELDEAFLFVTAAGDGSCLAVLADADADIGQVAYEMTLLVKRVGVHLGSAPRTDLPSGG